CTGTGCTTGCCTGCAGAGACAGCTAAAGAAGAAACACTGGGAACCCAATAACAATCAGACATGCGCCGGGAACCTGATGGGAGAGAAACAAAAAGGATTGCATTGTTGACCTGCTGGAGTGCTGCTTTTGAGATCCCTCAAGTTGTACAGTTTATCTGCCAGTTTCACCAGTTTAGCTTCGTAACTGCAGTGAGGGGCATGTTGGATCTGTAACTCCTTCCGTTTCTCCTTTGGAAGAGATTTATCATCTGTCACTTCAGCAACAATACTTCGCACcttctctccaaacctttcctcaaTCTCTGTAAATGTAGTGTTTGTATCTTCAACAGTGTCGTGCAGAAGTGCGgccttgccagaaagaaaaagaaagataaaTCTCAATTGTTACACACATCATGATTCAATTGTTGTTTTGGCTCCAGTGAGCTGTGGCTAACATGCTCAGCTCTGAATGTAAAGGCTCACTTTTGAATTTTCACACTTCACTTCAGGACTCGAGCACACAATCTAAGGTTGTGCAGCATGGTCAGCGCTGGGTGTCTCACAGACTGATATTTCACAAAATTGTTACAGCTTGAAagggggccatttggcccatcatgtctgcactggctgTCTGAATGAACAATTCACTTCATGCCATTCCCCGACCACTTTCCATCATGGTGCACAGTCTTCCATTTCAAAGAACTGTCAAATTCCtggtagagactggtacaattgcaatatttaagaggcatttggatgggtaaatgaataggaagggtttggagggatatgggccaggtgctggcaggtgggactagattgggttgggatatctagtcggcatggacgggttggaccgaaagatgctgtacatctcaaggactctatgactctataaatgcccTGATTGAACCTTGTGAAAATTCTAAAGGGCTGTGCTGGAATGTTGAGTAAGAGTAAGATGAAATGTCATTGAGCTGAAATGTTaaacctgtttctctcttcattgatgcttgccagacctgctgagtttctccagtttaTCGGTGTTTATCGCAGATCTCTAgtatttgcagtattttgcttttgtgcaGAGTAGGAGACAATATGTATGGATCATAAACACAGGCAGACTGTTTACACTGAACAGTTATAAACCCAACGCAGATACatcagaactaggagcaggagtaggccatctggctcttcgagcctgatccaccattcaataagatcatcgctGAGCTTTCCGTGGaatcagctccacttacccgccctttcactgtatcccttaattcctttattgttcaaaattatctatcttagctttaaaaatgtttactgaagtagcCAACTACATCACTGGGCAAGGGATTCCATAGATTAAcagccctctgggtgaagaagttccttctcaattcagtcctaaatctgctccctctaatcttgaggctagtttcacctgccttgttcctcctctctacttctatctccACATCTAATACAGTGCAAAGATGCTCTGTTTAAATTATGTTAAAGATCAATACCATTATTAGAGGAGGAACAAGGATAGGGAGGTTATACTGTATAGGGTGCTAGGTGAGGCAGctcctagagtattgtgtacaatttagGTCTCCTTACGTGAGAAAGGATGTACcggcactggagggggtacagaggaggttcactagcttgattccagagttgaaaggcttggcttatgaggagagattgagtagtctgggactatactcattggaatttagaagaatgatggggatcttatagaaacacatAAAACTATGGAGgcaatagataagatagaaacaGGAAGGTTGTTTCCATTTGTggatgaaactagaactagggagcctcaaaataagggggagcagatttaggactgagttgaggaagaacttcttcacccaaagggttgtgaatctatggaattccctgttgAGACTGCATTGTTCAATGTTCTTAAGgtaaagatagatagatttttgatcaggaaaggaattaagggttacggtgagTGGGCGGGttagtggagttgaggccatgaaaagatcagccatgatcttactgaatggtggagcgggctggaagggtcagatggcctactcctgctcctagtttttatGTTCTTAATTAACTAATGATCTTACTGAGGCAGaatttgtaaattcctcattgtccCAGAGGACCATTGGGATGCTCTCTCATGACAGAGAGACAGTTGGttgtgagtttaacctgagagttACCACGCCTCAGACAAGGGGTGAGATTGAGAAGGTCAGACTTTCATGGTGACTTCAGCTCATGTAGGAACAGGGTGGCATCACACTGCactgcaaaccagctgtccagccaactgagctaaccaaccctccCCATTTTTACCTGTAAGACAACCACATCTGTAATTCCAGCTTCATGGGCCAAAATTCGGGCAACACCTTTAAACAAACAGAAAAACAATGAATCCCACTGAGTCCATATGTCTATCAACTTGAGAAGAATTAAAGGAGATCTAATTGACATATATGAGATATTAAAAAGGAAATGACAAAACAGGTATAGAGACAATGTTTCTCGTTATGGGGCAACTGAGAATTattgggctaaatgctggcaaatgggactagattaatttagaatatttagtcgtcatggacgagttggaccaaagggtctgtttccatgctgtataactctgacaGTAGAACGAGAGGTCATCATTTCAGGCTAAggggtggcagatttaaaacagggataaggaggaattacttctcttaGAGGATCAGGAATCAGAGGGTGGACACcaggacactgaataaatttaaggaggagataaatCATTATTTAATTAGTAACAAGTTAAACAGTAATGGGAAGGGataggaatgtggagctgaggctgagatgagatcagctgaGATCGTGtgaaatggcggagcagactcaagggtctgaatggcctactcctgctcctagttcttatgttctaactTTTAAACTCAGCAATTGCAAAACTAGTGTCCATTATGGCACACAAAAACAATAACTTATATTTATGTAATATCCTTCATGTCAAGGAATTTCAGAATGGGGAAAAAGAGACACAAGTGGATAAGACAAATGAGGGAACTCGGCTGACAGGAGTTAGGAAATATAGAGGTAACCTGGTGAAAGGTTTTAAAGGTTTTAAAGTATGTTTCAAATCAGCATCAGCATCTGCTTTTGTACAAACTTTAATAAATATCAGTAATATCTCTGTTCTTATATGGGAGCTGTGTTTAGGATTGGAGCTGGGTTTAGGATTGGAGCTGGGTTTAGGATTGGAGCTGGGttttgggagtggagctgggtttagggagtggagctgggtttagggagtggagctgggttttGGGAGTGGAACTGGGTTTAGGATTGGAGCTGGGttttgggagtggagctgggtttaGGATTAGAGCTGGGTTTTGGGAGTGAAGCTGGGTTTAGGATTGGAGCTGGGTTTTGGGAGTGG
This DNA window, taken from Chiloscyllium punctatum isolate Juve2018m chromosome 33, sChiPun1.3, whole genome shotgun sequence, encodes the following:
- the hddc3 gene encoding guanosine-3',5'-bis(diphosphate) 3'-pyrophosphohydrolase MESH1; this encodes MSSDVVLLLEAADFAAKKHKNQRRKDPEGTPYINHPLGVARILAHEAGITDVVVLQAALLHDTVEDTNTTFTEIEERFGEKVRSIVAEVTDDKSLPKEKRKELQIQHAPHCSYEAKLVKLADKLYNLRDLKSSTPAGWTEKRVEQYFIWASQVIAGLRGTNQTLEKSLDALFKERNILTG